From the genome of Geothrix sp. 21YS21S-4, one region includes:
- a CDS encoding M1 family metallopeptidase, with translation MEAAPQDLSRRVALYSERPTLGEAVNVKNWDLPVGRMTLSMASGTLAPLMNQGRVLGFHFKGKGSFRYRSEEPLERAVFSSNHKHHLAKNASKAILGDVNGQQILTEELQSFTLWQAGLNPILPMGSSAETPSASFASDWTFFQRDGLGDRGQAFAVHLANTPATTLVRAEIKGADSPFLYTLDQGSAQRESLWAIADPYQPTVYDGLRKILLSEQPLGWTWKAPLAPLLNLRAVDIDMKAGKGGANLKVVETLTAGDEGLAILSLNLYDLVDRAYKLGTYKVAKVTDAEGRSLPFHHRNDTLLVQLDHPQPAGQPFTLTFEYGGPILLRPGGDNYWELGVEPWFPQPEMDGQAYTVHAVVQTPKDDVPVAPGKTIRRVQGENGNLLEIRIDKPVQFFSMFAGAYSLTEETKDGLTIRVASYGNKGGGMQKRLIDIARQTIGFYEGLFEPFPFQEFNIIQVNALGFGQAPPGMMIITNEAFDAKMDVISSFFTKGINQRFAHEIAHQYWGHLVKMPTFEEQWVTESFANYASILALRSMKNQGVSAYEGLLSRWRNDASAYAESGTIPFANRLRWIDDPRASFMARTTLLYEKGALVLAALHKEMGDKTFAIFLKSLLANFRWKTLTTASVEQVATMAARKDFGPLFRDCYWGTQMPK, from the coding sequence GTGGAAGCGGCCCCCCAGGACCTGAGCCGTCGGGTGGCCCTGTACTCGGAGCGCCCCACCCTCGGGGAGGCGGTGAACGTGAAGAACTGGGATCTGCCCGTCGGTCGCATGACGCTGAGCATGGCCTCGGGAACCCTCGCCCCCCTCATGAACCAGGGGCGGGTCCTGGGGTTCCACTTCAAGGGCAAGGGATCCTTCCGCTACCGATCGGAAGAGCCCCTCGAGCGAGCCGTCTTCTCGTCCAACCACAAGCATCACCTGGCCAAAAACGCCTCCAAAGCCATTCTCGGCGACGTGAACGGCCAGCAGATCCTTACGGAGGAACTCCAGAGCTTCACCTTGTGGCAGGCGGGCCTCAATCCCATCCTCCCGATGGGAAGCAGCGCCGAAACCCCCAGCGCTTCCTTCGCCTCCGACTGGACATTCTTCCAGCGGGATGGATTGGGAGATCGCGGCCAGGCTTTCGCCGTCCACCTCGCCAACACGCCCGCCACCACCCTCGTCCGGGCGGAGATCAAGGGCGCGGACAGTCCTTTCCTCTACACCCTGGACCAGGGGAGCGCTCAGCGCGAAAGCCTATGGGCCATCGCCGATCCCTATCAGCCCACCGTCTACGATGGATTGCGCAAAATCCTCCTTTCCGAGCAACCCCTCGGCTGGACGTGGAAGGCCCCCTTGGCGCCCCTGCTCAACCTGCGCGCCGTGGACATCGACATGAAGGCCGGAAAGGGAGGCGCGAACTTGAAGGTCGTGGAGACTTTGACCGCGGGTGATGAGGGATTGGCGATCCTCTCCCTGAACCTCTACGATCTGGTGGACCGCGCCTATAAGTTGGGCACATACAAAGTGGCGAAGGTGACCGACGCGGAAGGTCGGAGCTTGCCGTTCCACCACCGGAACGACACCTTGCTGGTGCAACTCGATCATCCCCAGCCCGCAGGTCAGCCCTTCACCCTCACGTTCGAATACGGCGGGCCCATCCTTCTGCGGCCCGGGGGCGACAACTACTGGGAACTGGGCGTCGAGCCCTGGTTCCCTCAGCCTGAGATGGATGGACAGGCCTACACGGTTCACGCCGTGGTCCAGACCCCGAAGGACGACGTGCCCGTCGCCCCTGGAAAGACCATTCGGCGCGTTCAGGGCGAGAACGGGAATCTCCTGGAGATCCGAATCGACAAGCCGGTCCAGTTCTTCTCCATGTTCGCGGGAGCCTACAGCCTCACCGAGGAGACCAAGGACGGCCTCACGATCCGCGTGGCTTCGTATGGAAACAAGGGCGGAGGCATGCAGAAGCGGCTCATCGACATCGCCCGGCAGACCATCGGCTTCTACGAAGGGCTTTTCGAGCCCTTCCCCTTCCAGGAATTCAACATCATCCAGGTCAACGCCCTGGGATTCGGACAGGCCCCTCCGGGGATGATGATCATCACCAACGAAGCCTTCGACGCGAAAATGGACGTGATCAGCAGCTTCTTCACCAAGGGCATCAATCAGCGTTTCGCCCATGAGATCGCCCACCAGTACTGGGGCCACCTCGTGAAGATGCCCACCTTCGAAGAGCAGTGGGTCACCGAATCCTTCGCGAACTACGCATCCATTCTCGCCCTTCGGAGCATGAAGAACCAAGGCGTCAGCGCTTATGAGGGACTATTGAGCCGCTGGCGCAACGATGCTTCCGCCTATGCCGAGTCGGGCACCATCCCCTTCGCCAACCGGTTGCGCTGGATCGATGATCCCCGTGCTTCGTTCATGGCTCGGACCACCCTCCTCTACGAGAAAGGGGCGCTGGTCCTCGCCGCCCTGCACAAGGAGATGGGCGACAAGACTTTCGCCATCTTCCTGAAATCGCTCCTCGCCAATTTCCGCTGGAAGACCCTCACCACCGCTTCTGTAGAACAGGTCGCCACGATGGCCGCCAGGAAGGATTTTGGCCCTCTCTTCCGCGACTGCTATTGGGGCACGCAGATGCCCAAATAG
- a CDS encoding pitrilysin family protein codes for MAEPFRTVTPAGTEILIEPLPHVRSCAVGFWVRRGSRHEGPAEEGLAHFLEHTVFKGTESFPTPDELAAATDRLGGHVDAFTGKEVACFYGKVLSDQLPDLVHLLGELVTSPRFDADELARERGVILEEIAQSEDQPDDWVSELFYGAFWEGTPLAHPILGRRDQVAGYGPAEVRTFFDHTYRAPNLVITAAGAVDPQGFLALLAPILDRLPQGAARESSLPIRTRPFLSNVPRKDLQQANLVMGFPGPGHRSPDRAAAHLLSHVLGGGMASRLFMELRERRGLCYQVGSYLSPYADTGALQISASCAPAQLRELVSRTMAECARIRATGVAPDELERAQLQARTGLVFSQESSSSRMFSLANQAIQQGRLQTLDEQVAEIAAVTPDDLLRVAQNLLDPAQLGLSVLGTRKGTDVRAKDLVA; via the coding sequence ATGGCCGAACCCTTCCGTACCGTCACCCCCGCGGGCACTGAAATCCTGATCGAACCGCTCCCCCACGTGCGGAGCTGCGCGGTGGGGTTCTGGGTGCGGCGGGGCTCGCGGCACGAGGGGCCGGCAGAGGAAGGGCTGGCGCACTTCCTGGAGCACACGGTCTTCAAGGGCACCGAATCCTTCCCCACGCCGGACGAGCTGGCGGCGGCCACGGATCGGCTCGGCGGCCACGTGGACGCCTTCACCGGCAAAGAGGTGGCCTGCTTCTACGGGAAGGTGCTGTCGGATCAGCTCCCGGATCTGGTCCACCTGCTCGGTGAACTGGTGACCTCGCCCCGGTTCGATGCCGACGAGCTGGCGCGGGAACGCGGCGTGATCCTGGAGGAGATCGCCCAGAGCGAGGACCAGCCGGACGACTGGGTGAGCGAGCTGTTCTACGGCGCGTTCTGGGAAGGGACGCCGCTGGCCCATCCCATCCTCGGCCGCCGCGACCAGGTGGCCGGCTACGGTCCCGCGGAGGTCCGGACCTTCTTCGATCACACCTACCGCGCGCCCAACCTCGTGATCACCGCCGCCGGCGCCGTCGATCCCCAGGGCTTCCTTGCCCTCCTGGCGCCGATCCTCGATCGCCTGCCGCAGGGAGCCGCGCGGGAATCGTCCCTTCCCATCCGCACCCGGCCCTTCCTGTCCAACGTCCCCCGCAAGGACCTCCAGCAGGCCAACCTCGTCATGGGCTTCCCGGGCCCCGGCCACCGTTCTCCGGATCGCGCTGCGGCGCACCTCCTCAGCCACGTCCTGGGCGGGGGGATGGCCTCCCGGCTGTTCATGGAGCTGCGGGAGCGCCGCGGCCTGTGCTACCAGGTGGGCAGCTACCTCAGCCCCTACGCCGACACGGGCGCCCTGCAGATCAGCGCCAGCTGCGCTCCGGCGCAATTGCGCGAGCTGGTGTCCCGCACCATGGCCGAGTGCGCGCGGATCCGCGCCACCGGCGTGGCGCCCGACGAGTTGGAGCGCGCCCAGCTCCAGGCCCGCACCGGCCTGGTCTTCAGCCAGGAGAGCAGCAGCAGCCGCATGTTCAGCCTCGCCAATCAGGCCATCCAGCAGGGCCGCCTCCAGACCCTGGACGAGCAGGTGGCCGAGATCGCCGCCGTCACCCCCGACGACCTCCTGCGCGTCGCCCAGAACCTCCTGGACCCCGCCCAGCTCGGCCTCAGCGTCCTCGGCACCCGGAAGGGAACCGACGTCCGGGCGAAGGATCTGGTGGCCTGA
- a CDS encoding ABC transporter ATP-binding protein — MISLDRASLRYGPILGLSPTTFDLPDGGGITGLLGPNGAGKSSLLQLLSGLLPPSGGTVKVFGEAPFRNPAVLARVGLVPEGDRLPTGLRADRWLRMMGELAGLSGEGLKSATAKALDVVGMADRAHLPFTRMSKGMRQRIRLAQALLHDPALLILDEPFNGLDPEARLTLMALLRELAVKGTRILVSSHILGEIAQLTDRILLLFRGRLLAEGSVAEIRQLLDRHPVELRLTGDAGVLARWAVEQPELAALRMEEGAVVISVRSPRGILPRLQKAAAEGNLPLRALDPLDLNLDAVFQYLTKDHA; from the coding sequence GTGATCTCCCTCGACCGCGCCTCCCTCCGCTACGGCCCCATCCTGGGCCTCAGCCCCACCACCTTCGACCTGCCGGACGGCGGCGGAATCACCGGTCTGCTGGGGCCCAACGGCGCCGGGAAATCCTCCCTCCTCCAGCTGCTGTCGGGCCTGCTCCCGCCGTCGGGCGGCACGGTGAAAGTGTTCGGCGAGGCTCCTTTCCGCAATCCGGCGGTGCTGGCGCGCGTGGGGCTGGTGCCGGAGGGCGACCGGCTGCCCACGGGCCTCCGCGCGGACCGTTGGCTGCGGATGATGGGCGAGCTGGCGGGACTTTCGGGCGAGGGCCTGAAGTCCGCAACGGCGAAGGCCCTGGACGTCGTCGGCATGGCGGATCGCGCCCACCTGCCGTTCACCCGCATGTCCAAGGGGATGCGCCAGCGGATCCGCCTGGCCCAGGCCCTGCTGCACGATCCGGCCCTGCTCATCCTCGACGAGCCCTTCAACGGCCTCGATCCCGAGGCGCGGCTCACGCTCATGGCCCTCCTCCGGGAACTGGCTGTCAAAGGCACGCGGATCCTGGTCTCCAGCCACATTCTGGGAGAGATCGCCCAGCTCACCGACCGCATCCTGCTCCTGTTCCGGGGCCGTCTGCTGGCGGAGGGCAGCGTCGCCGAGATCCGCCAGCTCCTGGACCGCCATCCCGTGGAGCTGCGCCTCACGGGCGACGCCGGGGTCCTCGCCCGCTGGGCCGTGGAGCAGCCGGAGCTGGCGGCCCTCCGCATGGAAGAAGGCGCCGTGGTGATCTCCGTCCGGTCGCCCCGCGGGATCCTTCCCCGCCTCCAGAAGGCCGCGGCCGAAGGGAACCTTCCCCTCCGGGCGCTGGATCCTCTGGACCTCAATCTGGACGCCGTCTTCCAGTACCTCACGAAGGATCACGCCTAA
- a CDS encoding ABC transporter ATP-binding protein produces the protein MIAFENLEVRYAAAAAPALKGLTLSLDRGIVGLLGPNGAGKSTLLKALLGLLVPTRGSGAVLGVPLGAPETAKLRGRIGYMPEYDALIEDASAYEQVAFWGELSGLAPDSARDRAHEVLYFVGLDESRYRPVSGYSTGMRQRVKLAQALVHSPELVFLDEPTNGLDPDGRRRMLDLVLRVHAELGTGVILASHLLGDVERVADQLVILDQGQIKAAGSMAGLRKALARRMELRFLDPLDAAQEASLAQLGAILEARNGLYDLELAEADPAGAFRWAEAHGATLIQATPRHDRLDEVLLRALHGDAVRGSGLRSDQAEPAANLLR, from the coding sequence TTGATCGCCTTCGAGAATCTGGAAGTGCGCTACGCCGCCGCGGCGGCGCCCGCCCTGAAGGGCCTGACGCTGTCCCTGGACCGGGGGATCGTGGGCCTGCTGGGGCCCAACGGCGCCGGGAAGTCCACCCTCCTGAAGGCCCTGCTGGGGCTGCTGGTTCCCACGCGCGGCTCCGGCGCCGTCCTGGGCGTGCCGCTGGGCGCCCCGGAGACGGCGAAGCTGCGGGGCCGGATCGGCTACATGCCCGAGTACGACGCCCTGATCGAGGACGCCTCGGCCTACGAGCAGGTGGCCTTCTGGGGGGAGCTGAGCGGCCTGGCGCCGGACTCCGCCCGGGATCGCGCCCACGAGGTGCTGTACTTCGTGGGGCTCGACGAATCCCGCTACCGCCCGGTCAGCGGCTATTCCACGGGCATGCGCCAGCGGGTGAAGCTGGCCCAGGCGCTGGTCCACAGCCCCGAGCTGGTCTTCCTGGACGAGCCCACCAACGGCCTCGACCCCGACGGTCGCCGCCGGATGCTCGATCTGGTGCTGCGGGTCCACGCGGAGCTGGGCACCGGCGTCATCTTGGCCTCCCACCTGCTGGGCGACGTGGAGCGCGTGGCGGATCAGCTGGTGATCCTCGACCAGGGCCAGATCAAGGCGGCGGGCTCCATGGCCGGGCTGCGGAAGGCGCTGGCGCGTCGGATGGAGCTGCGCTTCCTAGATCCCCTCGACGCCGCGCAGGAGGCCTCCCTGGCCCAGCTGGGCGCCATTCTCGAAGCCCGGAACGGGCTCTACGACCTGGAACTGGCCGAGGCCGATCCCGCCGGCGCCTTCCGCTGGGCGGAGGCCCACGGCGCCACCCTGATCCAGGCGACGCCCCGCCATGACCGGCTGGACGAGGTGCTGCTGCGGGCGCTGCACGGGGATGCTGTCCGGGGCTCCGGCCTGCGTTCGGATCAGGCGGAGCCCGCTGCGAACTTGCTTCGATAG
- the dnaE gene encoding DNA polymerase III subunit alpha, which produces MSFAHLHLHTEHSLLDGLTRIPDLVKKCRATGMSSVAVTDHGNMFGMMKLFDACEKTKDAEGNWAVKPILGCEVYVAPKTRFDKKLEAKNTTGEEGLEDCVDPSGSRDAGYHLVLLAKNATGFANLSKLVSVGFTEGFYYKPRIDKDILREHSEGLIALSACLGGEVQARILQNRLDQAERVARDFRDLFGEDFYLEIQDQGFDKEKEIIPFQQQLAAKLGIPLVATNDAHYLNHEDADLHDTLLCIGTKTTKAKERRMRFSTDQFFVKTPEEMRAVFPDHPEYLERTLEIAAKVDLFPITRKPVTPRFPVPEGHDLDSYFVQVAKETFEARMADCRPLWQAGALKHAEEKYRERLAFELDMILKMGFPGYFLLVWDFIRKAREMGVPVGPGRGSAAGSIVAWSMMITDIDPMQYDLLFERFLNPERISMPDVDIDFCRDGRQKVIDYVTDKYGQDKVSNIVTINQLKTKAVIKDVARVFEKDFAFANNLTKLVPQEPGKPITVGEALEKSDKLRELYDTDPEVKNILDISAKLEGLARNTGVHAAGVIIAPDELTKFAPLSKDKDNKVMVQYTMVEAERAGLLKMDFLGLETLTQIAKTQEVIARRHGQPKDMTAIRTFDDRKTFELFSAGDTDGVFQFESGGMKQLLRQLGPDRFDDLIALNALFRPGPLGAGMGTTYVERRHGREPVTYLFPDLEPILAPTYGVILYQEQVMQIASLVAGYSLGEADMLRRAMGKKDKEKMAKEKSKFIERGASRGYERAKVAEMFDLIEYFAGYGFNKSHSAAYAMVAYETAYLKANYPVEFMAGLLSTKSGRTDDVAKYVQNCRERGIEVLGPDINESALDFTATGDLQIRFGFAAVKGLGDAALQAILEARRTEGRFKDLFHALKSTDLQKANRKVWECLIKAGAFDSLEPNRAALIQGLPDAVSAASRGSDDTGMTSLFDDAELATLSEDWRVPEGIEPWDRRTRLAAEREVLGLFVSGHPLEEFADAIQVHAHGTLAKVLEDATAGRLRDRNEVTLGAMVSTVAFKTNQKGEPWAILQVEDLTGKMEVLLMASKWDPTTKKATLRPFERYRHLAVAEAMLRITGELKIETIQGNGNGGAEGEEEEEQTVVKVFATALEPLEGFQGRGFTGAIVRLPAGECPPKLGSILADHKGELPVTFEYRSKEGLVARVRAGRDLRLKHDADLAERLAKETGCSLSWTY; this is translated from the coding sequence ATGAGTTTCGCCCATCTCCACCTGCACACCGAGCACTCGCTTCTCGACGGCCTCACGCGCATCCCGGACCTGGTGAAGAAGTGCCGCGCCACCGGCATGTCCTCCGTAGCCGTCACCGACCACGGGAACATGTTCGGAATGATGAAGCTCTTCGACGCCTGCGAGAAGACGAAGGACGCGGAGGGTAACTGGGCCGTGAAGCCCATCCTGGGCTGCGAAGTGTACGTGGCGCCGAAGACCCGCTTCGACAAGAAGCTGGAAGCGAAGAACACCACCGGCGAGGAGGGCCTTGAGGACTGCGTGGATCCCAGCGGCTCCCGGGACGCGGGCTACCACCTGGTGCTCCTGGCCAAGAACGCCACGGGCTTCGCCAACCTGTCGAAGCTCGTGTCCGTGGGCTTCACCGAGGGCTTCTACTACAAGCCGCGCATCGACAAGGACATCCTGCGCGAGCATAGCGAGGGGCTGATCGCCCTGTCCGCCTGCCTCGGCGGCGAAGTCCAGGCGCGGATCCTCCAGAACCGCCTGGACCAGGCGGAGCGCGTGGCCCGGGACTTCCGCGACCTCTTCGGCGAGGACTTCTACCTGGAGATCCAGGACCAGGGCTTCGACAAGGAGAAGGAGATCATCCCCTTCCAGCAGCAGCTGGCCGCGAAGCTGGGGATTCCGCTGGTGGCCACCAACGACGCCCACTACCTCAACCACGAGGACGCCGACCTGCACGACACGCTGCTGTGCATCGGCACCAAGACCACCAAGGCCAAGGAGCGGCGCATGCGCTTCTCCACGGACCAGTTCTTCGTGAAGACGCCCGAGGAGATGCGCGCGGTCTTCCCGGACCACCCCGAGTACCTGGAGCGCACCCTGGAGATCGCCGCCAAGGTGGACCTGTTCCCCATCACCCGGAAGCCCGTCACGCCGCGCTTTCCCGTGCCCGAGGGGCACGACCTGGACTCCTATTTCGTCCAGGTGGCCAAGGAGACCTTCGAGGCGCGGATGGCGGACTGCCGCCCCCTCTGGCAGGCGGGCGCGCTGAAGCACGCCGAGGAGAAGTACCGGGAGCGGCTGGCCTTCGAGCTGGACATGATCCTGAAGATGGGCTTCCCCGGCTACTTCCTGCTGGTGTGGGACTTCATCCGCAAGGCCCGGGAGATGGGCGTGCCCGTGGGGCCAGGCCGCGGTTCGGCGGCGGGCAGCATCGTGGCGTGGTCGATGATGATCACCGACATCGATCCCATGCAGTACGACCTGCTGTTCGAGCGGTTCCTCAACCCCGAGCGCATCTCCATGCCCGACGTGGACATCGACTTCTGCCGCGACGGCCGCCAGAAGGTCATCGACTACGTCACCGACAAGTACGGCCAGGACAAGGTGAGCAACATCGTCACCATCAACCAGCTCAAGACCAAGGCCGTCATCAAGGACGTGGCGCGGGTCTTCGAGAAGGACTTCGCCTTCGCCAACAACCTCACCAAGCTGGTGCCGCAGGAGCCCGGCAAGCCCATCACCGTGGGCGAGGCGCTGGAGAAGAGCGACAAGCTGCGCGAGCTGTACGACACCGATCCCGAGGTGAAGAACATCCTCGACATCTCCGCCAAGCTCGAAGGCCTGGCGCGCAACACCGGCGTCCACGCGGCGGGCGTGATCATCGCGCCGGACGAGCTGACCAAGTTCGCGCCACTGTCGAAGGACAAGGACAACAAGGTGATGGTGCAGTACACCATGGTCGAGGCCGAGCGCGCGGGCCTGCTGAAGATGGACTTTCTGGGCCTGGAGACGCTCACCCAGATCGCCAAGACCCAGGAGGTCATCGCGCGGCGCCACGGCCAGCCCAAGGACATGACGGCCATCCGCACTTTCGACGACCGGAAGACCTTCGAACTGTTCTCCGCGGGGGACACCGACGGCGTGTTCCAGTTCGAATCCGGCGGCATGAAACAGCTGCTCCGCCAGCTCGGGCCCGACCGCTTCGACGACCTCATCGCCCTCAACGCGCTGTTCCGCCCCGGGCCGCTGGGCGCGGGCATGGGCACCACCTACGTCGAGCGGCGCCACGGCCGCGAGCCCGTCACCTACCTCTTCCCCGACCTGGAGCCTATCCTGGCGCCCACCTACGGCGTGATCCTCTACCAGGAGCAGGTGATGCAGATCGCCAGCCTCGTGGCCGGGTACTCCCTGGGCGAGGCGGACATGCTGCGCCGCGCCATGGGCAAGAAGGACAAGGAGAAGATGGCCAAGGAGAAATCCAAGTTCATCGAGCGGGGCGCCTCGCGGGGCTACGAGAGGGCCAAGGTCGCCGAGATGTTCGACCTGATCGAGTACTTCGCCGGCTACGGCTTCAACAAGAGCCACAGCGCCGCCTACGCCATGGTGGCCTACGAGACCGCCTACCTGAAGGCCAACTACCCCGTGGAGTTCATGGCCGGCCTGCTGTCCACCAAGTCGGGCCGCACCGACGACGTGGCGAAGTACGTCCAGAACTGCCGGGAGCGCGGGATCGAAGTCCTGGGTCCCGACATCAATGAATCCGCGCTGGACTTCACCGCCACCGGCGACCTTCAGATCCGATTCGGATTCGCCGCGGTGAAGGGCCTGGGCGACGCGGCGCTCCAGGCGATCCTCGAGGCTCGCCGGACCGAAGGGCGCTTCAAGGACCTGTTCCACGCCCTGAAGAGCACCGACCTCCAGAAGGCCAACCGCAAGGTGTGGGAATGCCTGATCAAGGCCGGGGCCTTCGACAGCCTGGAGCCCAACCGCGCGGCGCTGATCCAGGGGCTGCCGGACGCCGTCTCCGCCGCCTCCCGCGGAAGCGACGACACGGGAATGACCAGCCTGTTCGACGACGCGGAACTGGCCACCCTCAGCGAGGACTGGCGGGTTCCCGAAGGCATCGAGCCCTGGGATCGCCGCACCCGCCTCGCCGCCGAGCGCGAAGTCCTGGGCCTGTTCGTCAGCGGCCATCCCCTGGAGGAATTCGCCGACGCCATCCAGGTCCACGCCCACGGCACCCTGGCGAAGGTCCTGGAGGACGCCACCGCGGGCCGCCTCCGCGACCGGAACGAAGTCACCCTCGGCGCCATGGTCTCCACCGTAGCCTTCAAGACCAACCAGAAGGGGGAACCCTGGGCCATCCTCCAGGTGGAGGATCTCACCGGCAAGATGGAGGTCCTGCTCATGGCCAGCAAGTGGGACCCCACCACGAAGAAGGCCACCCTGCGCCCCTTCGAGCGCTACCGCCACCTGGCCGTGGCCGAGGCCATGCTACGGATCACCGGGGAGCTGAAGATCGAGACGATCCAGGGCAACGGGAACGGCGGCGCGGAAGGGGAAGAGGAGGAGGAGCAGACCGTCGTGAAGGTCTTCGCCACCGCCCTCGAACCCCTCGAAGGCTTCCAGGGCCGGGGCTTCACCGGCGCCATCGTCCGGCTGCCCGCGGGGGAGTGCCCGCCGAAACTGGGATCCATCCTGGCGGACCACAAGGGCGAACTGCCCGTGACCTTCGAATACCGCTCCAAGGAGGGGCTGGTGGCCCGCGTCCGCGCCGGCCGGGACCTGCGCCTGAAGCACGACGCCGACCTCGCCGAGCGCCTGGCGAAGGAGACCGGCTGTTCCCTCTCCTGGACCTACTAG
- a CDS encoding helix-turn-helix domain-containing protein, with translation MIPLNLLPGFAHWGARLDELAARPEALWIHGPAGGGASTLAAGLAEQRRGTWKDAETAAEGTAWLAAHRGGIVAARVPPPPGAACLELRLPSVEEHPEAIPALLQALAAEEGLDGPLPPALAALPCPGNLRELRNRIVRWKLLRQAPEAAPPGPPRFEAEDLATNLHDLERFLLHRALRRAYGNRVEAAARLGVSRRQLYLLIRRHGDPVRGEPGAGDLPHRLRKRRPAQNSSPGPEAR, from the coding sequence ATGATTCCTCTCAACCTCCTCCCAGGCTTCGCCCACTGGGGCGCCCGCCTGGACGAGTTGGCGGCCCGGCCGGAAGCGCTGTGGATCCACGGCCCGGCGGGAGGGGGCGCTTCCACCTTGGCCGCCGGCCTCGCGGAGCAGCGGCGCGGGACCTGGAAAGATGCGGAAACGGCCGCCGAGGGCACGGCGTGGCTGGCGGCCCATCGCGGCGGCATCGTGGCCGCGCGCGTTCCTCCGCCTCCGGGCGCCGCCTGCCTGGAGCTCCGCCTGCCCTCCGTGGAGGAGCATCCCGAGGCCATTCCCGCCCTCCTCCAGGCCCTGGCGGCGGAGGAGGGCCTGGACGGCCCGCTTCCTCCCGCCCTGGCCGCCCTGCCCTGCCCCGGCAACCTGCGGGAGCTGCGGAACCGGATCGTGCGCTGGAAGCTGCTGCGCCAGGCGCCGGAGGCCGCGCCGCCGGGGCCGCCCCGGTTCGAAGCCGAGGACCTGGCCACCAACCTCCACGACCTGGAGCGCTTCCTCCTCCACCGCGCCCTGCGCCGCGCCTACGGCAACCGGGTGGAAGCCGCGGCGCGGCTGGGCGTGAGCCGCCGCCAGCTCTACCTGCTCATCCGCCGCCACGGCGATCCCGTCCGCGGGGAACCGGGCGCGGGCGATTTGCCCCATCGGCTGCGGAAACGCCGCCCCGCGCAAAACTCCAGTCCCGGCCCCGAGGCCCGATAA